Proteins from a single region of Halorubrum sp. 2020YC2:
- a CDS encoding succinylglutamate desuccinylase/aspartoacylase family protein, translating into MDEPDADGDEGGRIAIGSASAAPGTLGRGRLPVADLPTGGSERLPVAVANGAEAGPTLWLTGGVHGDEATGVAVVQDAVAAFSDRLDRLAGAVVAVPVVSPAGLRRNARETYYADKDPNRHFPDADAESARPPKLQERIDARLYAAITGEVPDDAGECADGSSEFPVETVGSNAAADALIDCHTAGVGSVPFAIRDRVLYGDRRSEADAAALSADLGRLVDAFGLPAVREYPAAEYVEESLQRSTAGAVLNEAGIPAFTAELGAHSVVDDDLLAAGVAGAFGVAVELGLLASEDVPESVGAPGVGVDPAPVEFPVRRFRGPTTDTPGLARHRVAAGDAFDAGDVLARVVDAGGEERATVTAERDGYVLGRSEGLAVYEGDPIGSLAVWDDGDLVVPRDADEE; encoded by the coding sequence ATGGACGAGCCGGACGCGGACGGGGACGAGGGCGGACGGATAGCGATCGGGAGCGCGAGCGCGGCGCCGGGAACGCTCGGCCGCGGCCGGCTCCCGGTGGCGGACCTCCCGACCGGCGGCTCGGAGCGGCTCCCGGTCGCCGTCGCGAACGGCGCCGAAGCCGGGCCGACGCTCTGGCTCACGGGGGGCGTCCACGGCGATGAAGCGACCGGCGTCGCGGTCGTTCAGGACGCGGTCGCGGCCTTTTCCGACCGCCTCGACCGCCTCGCCGGCGCGGTCGTCGCGGTCCCCGTCGTCTCCCCGGCGGGGCTGCGTCGGAACGCGCGGGAGACGTACTACGCAGACAAGGACCCGAACCGCCACTTCCCGGACGCGGACGCGGAGTCCGCCCGCCCGCCGAAGCTCCAGGAGCGGATCGACGCCCGGCTGTACGCCGCGATCACGGGCGAGGTACCGGACGACGCGGGCGAGTGCGCGGACGGATCGAGTGAGTTCCCCGTCGAGACCGTCGGCTCGAACGCCGCCGCGGACGCGCTGATCGACTGTCACACCGCGGGGGTCGGCAGCGTCCCCTTCGCCATCCGCGACCGCGTCCTCTACGGCGACCGCCGGAGCGAGGCGGACGCCGCCGCGCTCTCCGCGGACCTCGGCCGCCTCGTCGACGCGTTCGGCCTCCCGGCCGTCCGGGAGTACCCCGCCGCCGAGTACGTCGAGGAGAGCCTCCAGCGATCGACCGCCGGCGCCGTGCTCAACGAGGCGGGCATCCCGGCGTTCACCGCGGAGCTAGGCGCCCACAGCGTCGTCGACGACGACCTGCTCGCCGCGGGCGTCGCGGGCGCGTTCGGCGTCGCGGTCGAACTGGGGCTTCTGGCGAGCGAGGACGTCCCCGAGTCGGTCGGCGCGCCCGGCGTCGGCGTCGACCCGGCGCCCGTCGAGTTCCCCGTGCGGCGCTTCCGCGGTCCGACGACAGACACCCCCGGACTCGCTCGGCACCGCGTCGCCGCCGGGGACGCGTTCGACGCGGGCGACGTCCTCGCTCGCGTGGTCGACGCCGGGGGCGAAGAGCGCGCGACGGTCACCGCCGAGCGCGACGGGTACGTCCTCGGCCGGTCCGAGGGGCTGGCCGTCTACGAGGGCGATCCGATCGGGAGCCTCGCGGTGTGGGACGACGGCGACCTCGTGGTCCCGCGGGACGCCGACGAGGAGTGA
- the cmk gene encoding (d)CMP kinase: MLITVSGPPGSGKSTNAVQLADALGLGHVSGGDIFREMAAERDMTPVEFNEFAEEDPQIDRDLDRRLREIAVDRDDVVLESRLAGWLAADHADFRFWFDAPLGVRAERIAEREAKPVDRARAETERREASERKRYREYYNIDIEDLSIYDAAYNTARWGPEPFLDVLVATVEAYDPADDEGKAPVEGVVYDF; the protein is encoded by the coding sequence ATGTTGATCACCGTCTCCGGCCCGCCAGGGAGCGGGAAGAGCACGAACGCAGTCCAGCTCGCGGACGCGCTCGGACTCGGGCACGTCTCCGGCGGCGACATCTTCCGCGAGATGGCGGCCGAACGCGACATGACGCCCGTCGAGTTCAACGAGTTCGCGGAGGAGGACCCGCAGATCGACCGCGACCTCGACCGCCGGCTCCGAGAGATCGCCGTCGACCGCGACGACGTCGTCCTCGAATCGCGGCTCGCCGGGTGGCTCGCGGCCGACCACGCCGACTTCCGCTTCTGGTTCGACGCGCCGCTCGGCGTCCGCGCGGAGCGGATCGCGGAGCGCGAGGCGAAGCCGGTCGACCGCGCCCGAGCCGAGACGGAGCGCCGCGAGGCCTCCGAGCGCAAGCGGTACCGGGAGTACTACAACATCGACATCGAGGACCTTTCGATCTACGACGCCGCGTACAACACCGCCCGCTGGGGACCCGAACCGTTCCTCGACGTCCTCGTCGCGACCGTCGAGGCGTACGACCCCGCGGACGACGAGGGGAAAGCCCCCGTCGAAGGCGTCGTGTACGACTTCTGA
- a CDS encoding RNA-guided pseudouridylation complex pseudouridine synthase subunit Cbf5: MTDASDTDADAPVDGDDPLRSPPGERSVPELLRFGVVNLDKPAGPSSHQVSAWVRDAIDETLAALDPEGPPTGGVAHSGTLDPKVTGCLPTLTGDATRMAQVFLEGAKEYVAVLELHASPPADFREVVAAFEDEIYQKPPRKSAVSRRLRTRTVHDLDVLTVEDRKALLRIRCESGTYVRKLCHDVGLATGVGAHMGHLRRSATDPFDDRDLHTLQDLVDALAWAEDGDDALLREVVRPAEDALTHLPAVTVARSAARNVATGAPVYAPGVIDVDDDAVSAASDGAETDGDADPDPPLVACLTPDGTAVCLGRVVGDPDGESGTVVDLERVLL, translated from the coding sequence ATGACAGACGCTTCCGATACCGACGCCGACGCCCCCGTCGACGGCGATGACCCCCTCAGATCCCCGCCCGGAGAGCGCTCGGTGCCCGAGCTGCTCCGGTTCGGCGTCGTCAACCTCGACAAGCCCGCCGGCCCCTCCTCGCATCAGGTGTCGGCGTGGGTGCGCGACGCGATAGACGAGACGCTCGCGGCCCTCGACCCCGAGGGGCCTCCCACCGGCGGCGTCGCCCACTCGGGCACGCTCGACCCGAAGGTCACCGGTTGTCTCCCCACGCTGACCGGCGACGCGACGCGCATGGCGCAGGTGTTCCTCGAAGGCGCCAAGGAGTACGTCGCGGTGTTGGAGCTCCACGCGTCCCCTCCGGCCGACTTCCGCGAGGTGGTCGCTGCGTTCGAGGACGAAATCTACCAGAAGCCGCCCCGGAAAAGCGCCGTGAGCCGCCGGCTCCGCACGCGGACGGTTCACGACCTCGACGTGCTGACGGTCGAGGACCGGAAGGCCCTCCTCCGGATCCGCTGCGAGTCGGGGACGTACGTCCGGAAGCTGTGTCACGACGTCGGACTCGCGACCGGCGTCGGCGCGCACATGGGTCACCTCCGGCGCAGCGCCACCGACCCGTTCGACGACCGCGACCTCCACACGCTCCAGGACCTCGTGGACGCGCTCGCGTGGGCCGAAGACGGGGATGACGCGCTCCTCCGCGAGGTCGTCCGCCCGGCGGAGGACGCCCTGACGCACCTCCCCGCGGTGACGGTCGCTCGGTCGGCCGCGCGCAACGTCGCGACCGGCGCGCCCGTGTACGCGCCCGGCGTGATCGACGTCGACGACGACGCCGTCTCGGCGGCGAGCGACGGCGCGGAAACGGACGGAGACGCCGACCCCGATCCGCCGCTCGTCGCGTGTCTCACGCCCGACGGCACGGCGGTCTGTCTCGGTCGCGTGGTCGGTGACCCGGACGGCGAGAGCGGAACGGTCGTCGACTTGGAGCGCGTTCTTTTATAG
- a CDS encoding 30S ribosomal protein S4, translated as MSTGKNTKGYETPNHPYQGERIAEESDLLSRYGLKNKEEFWRAQSELRNMRREARRLLGEAQGDVDAAQDAGAEFVARLRRIGILGDNDDISTVLSLDVTDLLERRLQTVVYRQGFASSTQQARQFIVHGHITVNGARVTRPSVKVDVDDEGAIAFDETSPLADDLHPERAESQE; from the coding sequence ATGAGCACCGGGAAAAACACCAAGGGCTACGAGACGCCGAACCACCCGTACCAGGGCGAGCGGATCGCCGAGGAGTCCGACCTCCTCTCGCGGTACGGTCTGAAGAATAAAGAGGAGTTCTGGCGCGCCCAGTCCGAACTGCGCAACATGCGTCGAGAGGCTCGACGGCTGCTCGGCGAGGCGCAGGGCGACGTCGACGCCGCCCAGGACGCCGGCGCGGAGTTCGTCGCGCGGCTCCGCCGCATCGGCATCCTCGGCGACAACGACGACATCTCGACGGTCCTGTCGCTCGACGTGACGGACCTGCTGGAGCGCCGGCTCCAGACGGTCGTCTACCGACAGGGCTTCGCCTCATCGACCCAGCAGGCCCGCCAGTTCATCGTCCACGGCCACATCACCGTCAACGGCGCTCGCGTCACGCGCCCGTCGGTGAAGGTGGACGTCGACGACGAGGGCGCCATCGCCTTCGACGAGACGAGCCCGCTCGCGGACGATCTCCACCCCGAGCGCGCGGAGTCACAGG
- a CDS encoding zinc-binding dehydrogenase codes for MQAVQFSEHGDRDVIEYGEFPDPEPDRGEVLVDVKAGALNHLDIWTRRGMPGIDLEMPHIPGSDAAGVVEAVGEGVTRFEPGDHVAVSAGVSCGNCEFCRNGQESLCVSFHIIGEHVRGVHGEKATVPAANLVPVPDGVDWEVAGSASLVFQTAWRMLHTRAEIEASEKVLVLGASGGVGHAAVQIADHAGCEVFATASTEEKLSHAEDCGADHVIDYEANDFADEISEITGKRGVDVVVDHVGEATYPDSLKSMAKGGRLVTCGATTGGNPGAGLNRIFWNQLSVLGSTMATPGEVDDVLELVWDGTFEPRVREVLPMSEAARAHEMIENREGFGKVVVKPNSEL; via the coding sequence ATGCAAGCCGTTCAGTTCTCCGAGCACGGCGACCGCGACGTGATCGAGTACGGCGAGTTCCCCGACCCCGAGCCGGACCGCGGCGAGGTCCTGGTCGACGTCAAGGCCGGCGCGCTCAACCACCTCGACATCTGGACGCGACGCGGGATGCCCGGCATCGACCTGGAGATGCCGCACATTCCGGGCAGCGATGCGGCGGGCGTCGTCGAGGCCGTCGGAGAGGGAGTGACGCGCTTCGAGCCCGGGGATCACGTCGCCGTGAGCGCGGGCGTCTCGTGCGGGAACTGCGAGTTCTGCCGCAACGGGCAGGAGTCGCTGTGCGTCTCCTTCCACATCATCGGGGAACACGTCCGCGGCGTCCACGGGGAGAAGGCGACGGTCCCGGCGGCGAACCTCGTCCCGGTCCCGGACGGCGTCGACTGGGAGGTCGCCGGCTCCGCCTCGCTGGTCTTCCAGACCGCGTGGCGCATGCTCCACACGCGCGCCGAGATAGAGGCGAGCGAGAAGGTGCTCGTCTTGGGCGCCTCCGGCGGCGTCGGCCACGCGGCGGTCCAGATCGCGGACCACGCGGGCTGTGAAGTGTTCGCGACCGCGTCCACGGAGGAAAAGCTCTCGCACGCCGAGGACTGTGGCGCCGACCACGTCATCGACTACGAGGCGAACGACTTCGCGGACGAGATCAGCGAGATCACGGGCAAGCGCGGCGTCGACGTCGTCGTCGACCACGTCGGTGAGGCCACCTATCCGGACTCCCTCAAGTCGATGGCGAAGGGCGGCCGGCTCGTCACCTGCGGCGCCACGACGGGCGGGAACCCGGGCGCCGGACTCAACCGCATCTTCTGGAACCAGCTGTCGGTGCTCGGCTCGACGATGGCGACGCCCGGCGAGGTCGACGACGTGCTGGAGTTGGTTTGGGACGGCACCTTCGAACCTCGCGTGCGCGAGGTCCTCCCGATGAGCGAGGCCGCGCGCGCACACGAGATGATAGAAAACCGTGAGGGCTTTGGCAAAGTGGTGGTTAAACCGAATAGTGAGCTCTGA
- a CDS encoding ATP-binding protein: MPTNEQHTNREAVDESKRVLTLVTDPGNQRVLEEWLTAHDQYTLVETPDIAEATFDCCLLDRKQLDEHRSKLLNRKESEQIILPYLLLVQESRHREIRNRLRDEHPELWDAIDGLIDMPLAESQLSEQLETFLRLRDQSIAAYNQRAQLRQIRDQHAGHGVLVTDTDGTIEYVNEGFESQSGYTSEEVVGTTPRILKSGEHDEAFYEELWNTIVAGDVWDGTVINSRKDGDRYVIEQTIAPVEGPDGDITQFIAVNHEITELRELEESLRQQREQLDVLNRVLRHDIRNDMNVVVAWGEMLEDEVTPTGQEKLDRILRAGRHVVELTNVARDLSEIIHGDGTPELSPIPLRQLLSEELEKRRETFANAEITMADPPDQRTHVLANELLSSVFRNLVNNAVQHNHTAQPNVMISVEEADESVRIRVADNGPGISDDVKESLFREGKKGLESGGTGMGLFLVDSLVESYGGNVWIEDRVESELFDTPDEADPAGAVFIVELRTTAKQDKIDGGRE; the protein is encoded by the coding sequence ATGCCCACGAACGAACAGCATACGAATCGAGAAGCAGTCGACGAATCCAAGCGCGTGCTCACTTTGGTCACTGACCCGGGAAATCAGCGTGTCCTCGAAGAGTGGCTAACCGCACACGATCAGTACACGCTCGTCGAAACCCCGGATATCGCCGAGGCTACATTCGACTGCTGTCTGCTCGATAGAAAGCAGTTGGACGAACACCGGTCGAAACTCCTGAACCGAAAAGAAAGCGAGCAGATTATTCTCCCGTATCTCTTGTTGGTTCAGGAGTCAAGACATCGAGAGATCCGCAATCGTCTCCGGGATGAACATCCGGAACTGTGGGATGCGATTGACGGGTTGATCGACATGCCACTCGCAGAAAGTCAACTCAGTGAACAGCTAGAGACGTTTCTCCGCCTTCGGGATCAGTCGATCGCCGCATACAATCAGCGAGCACAGCTCCGGCAGATCCGGGATCAACACGCCGGTCACGGAGTGTTAGTCACCGACACAGACGGAACAATCGAGTACGTGAACGAAGGATTTGAATCTCAGTCAGGCTATACGAGCGAGGAAGTTGTCGGTACCACCCCGCGCATTCTCAAATCAGGTGAACACGATGAGGCGTTCTATGAGGAGTTGTGGAACACCATCGTAGCGGGTGACGTCTGGGACGGGACTGTCATCAACAGTCGAAAAGATGGGGATCGGTATGTTATCGAACAGACGATCGCTCCGGTAGAAGGCCCTGATGGAGATATTACGCAGTTCATCGCCGTCAACCACGAAATTACTGAGCTTAGAGAACTAGAAGAGAGTCTCCGCCAGCAACGCGAGCAACTCGACGTGTTGAACCGAGTTCTCCGACACGACATCCGGAACGATATGAACGTTGTTGTCGCGTGGGGCGAAATGCTTGAAGACGAGGTAACGCCGACTGGACAGGAGAAACTCGACAGGATTCTCCGGGCGGGGCGGCACGTCGTCGAACTCACGAATGTCGCCCGAGACCTCTCAGAAATCATTCACGGTGACGGGACGCCGGAGCTTAGCCCAATCCCGCTTCGACAGCTCCTCAGTGAGGAACTCGAAAAGCGCCGGGAAACGTTCGCAAATGCCGAGATCACGATGGCAGATCCACCCGATCAGAGGACACACGTGCTGGCGAACGAGTTGCTCTCGTCGGTGTTTCGGAACCTCGTCAACAACGCCGTCCAGCACAACCATACAGCTCAACCAAATGTAATGATTTCTGTTGAGGAAGCTGACGAGTCAGTCCGCATCAGAGTGGCCGATAACGGGCCAGGAATCTCAGACGATGTGAAAGAGAGTCTGTTCCGAGAGGGTAAGAAAGGGCTTGAAAGCGGGGGAACCGGAATGGGCCTGTTTCTCGTCGACAGTCTTGTTGAGAGTTACGGCGGAAATGTCTGGATCGAGGACAGAGTGGAGAGCGAATTGTTCGATACTCCTGACGAAGCGGATCCAGCCGGCGCAGTTTTTATCGTCGAGTTACGGACGACGGCGAAACAGGACAAAATCGATGGAGGACGTGAATGA
- a CDS encoding 30S ribosomal protein S13, with product MSTEESQDDSPEEEEDLQYFVRIGGADLDGTKTVERSLSELDGIGTRTARLVAEKADVDRNATFGLLDEDDIDAVVDIAENLEDHVPSWMTNRQNDFFSGETTHLVGTDVNEKRRHDINRMKIIESYKGVRHKRGQKVRGQRTKSTGRSEGTIGVNVEEIREEMEDDEGGDDE from the coding sequence ATGAGCACGGAAGAATCACAGGACGACTCGCCGGAGGAGGAGGAAGACCTCCAGTACTTCGTTCGGATCGGGGGCGCGGACCTCGACGGGACGAAGACGGTCGAGCGAAGCCTGTCCGAACTCGACGGCATCGGCACGCGCACGGCGCGGCTGGTCGCCGAGAAGGCCGACGTGGACCGAAACGCCACGTTCGGGCTCCTCGACGAGGATGACATCGACGCGGTGGTCGACATCGCGGAGAACCTCGAAGACCACGTCCCGTCGTGGATGACGAACCGACAGAACGACTTCTTCTCCGGAGAGACGACGCACCTCGTCGGCACGGACGTCAACGAGAAGCGCCGCCACGACATCAACCGGATGAAGATCATCGAATCGTACAAGGGCGTGCGCCACAAGCGCGGGCAGAAGGTCCGCGGGCAGCGCACCAAGTCCACGGGTCGCTCGGAGGGGACCATCGGGGTCAACGTCGAGGAGATCCGCGAGGAGATGGAAGACGACGAGGGCGGTGACGACGAATGA
- a CDS encoding PAS domain S-box protein: MNDAYPTDDSPDDGAGQAALFPLLSGEGNQRLVVEWIQAHDRYTLVDPDQPVETATFDCCILDGEMLQTHAETLRARKREAKPALLPCLLLIPEADLSLIETDSGEIADSVVFETADEVVSMPIKKAELEWRTQALVRLRTQSQRLKERTETLELFKQAVEASGHAIWISDTDGTINYVNSAFESITGYSRDEAVGESPNLLNSGEMDDDFYSDLWETITAGDTWHEEITNQRSDGSQYVADQTIAPIVEDGEPRAFVAVQTDITERKELEGRLSLYRDIIERLEDPIMIQTCEGSFGWLMTRCVRSPGCREMNCSAAANTRLSMKKLPRRSPDRNSA; encoded by the coding sequence ATGAACGACGCGTACCCTACGGACGATTCACCCGATGATGGCGCTGGGCAGGCAGCTTTGTTCCCGTTGCTCTCTGGGGAGGGGAATCAACGGTTGGTGGTTGAGTGGATCCAAGCTCATGACCGCTATACGCTGGTCGATCCGGACCAGCCGGTCGAAACGGCGACGTTCGACTGCTGTATCCTCGACGGGGAGATGCTGCAGACACACGCTGAGACGCTTCGAGCCCGAAAACGCGAGGCGAAGCCGGCTCTGTTGCCGTGTCTTCTCCTCATACCGGAGGCGGACCTTTCACTCATTGAAACTGACAGCGGGGAAATTGCCGACAGCGTCGTGTTCGAAACCGCCGACGAGGTGGTCTCGATGCCGATTAAAAAGGCTGAACTGGAGTGGCGGACACAGGCGCTCGTCAGGCTGCGGACCCAGTCGCAGCGCCTCAAAGAACGGACGGAGACGCTGGAACTGTTCAAGCAGGCCGTCGAAGCCTCCGGTCACGCCATCTGGATATCCGATACGGACGGAACGATCAACTACGTCAATTCGGCGTTCGAATCGATCACGGGCTACAGCCGAGATGAGGCCGTTGGCGAGTCACCGAATCTTCTCAACTCCGGAGAGATGGACGACGACTTCTACAGCGACCTCTGGGAGACGATTACCGCTGGTGATACGTGGCACGAGGAGATTACCAACCAACGCAGCGACGGCTCGCAGTACGTCGCCGATCAGACGATCGCACCCATCGTCGAAGACGGGGAGCCGAGAGCGTTCGTCGCCGTCCAGACCGATATTACCGAACGCAAAGAACTCGAAGGTCGGCTCTCGTTGTACCGCGATATCATCGAACGGCTTGAGGATCCGATCATGATCCAGACCTGTGAGGGGAGTTTCGGCTGGTTAATGACGCGCTGTGTTCGTTCGCCGGGCTGTCGAGAGATGAACTGCTCGGCGGCGGCGAATACGCGTTTATCGATGAAGAAACTGCCACGACGATCGCCCGACAGAAACAGCGCGTGA
- a CDS encoding methyl-accepting chemotaxis protein, whose protein sequence is MQLGDVESPVQRYIENTPNGKEIPDETFRRRHIGVLAFTLALLPFVFGVSRMVGAESITGAELPVIPMLHSVVGTGIVLGLVVIAAIPVLPRRIRAATGAVAFMVQGSVLAYFTGGFIEAHFIYFVGVGVVALYEDWVPFAITIGYVALQHSVFGLIEWFTVYNHPAAMANPVVWGGIHAVGVLMLAGTITFLWQSLAIQRQQAREKVQEKLEEAEEARDRAKEKEIEAAEQREEMQELNAELEQAAADYQSVMVECAAGDFTRRLDTDVSNEAMAEIATTFNEMVEDLELTFAQIQAFADEVASASEDVSASTAETQRASEQVADSIQAIAADADTQHGQSREASNEMQNLSGTVEEVASSADEVATASQNAVKLSNNGQEAASEAIDEMEEIESQSEQTVDQVNTLASELDEIGEVVELIEDIAEQTNLLALNASIEAARAGEAGSGFAVVADEVKGLAEETAEAADDVTERIERVQSNSDETVEDMESMQDRVRSGADTVESALAALDEITTTVEGVNDGIQEISDATDSQAASTEEVVSIVEEVANAANEVNSESDNVSAAAEEQTSSLAEVSQNADNLKERAGKLQNRLSGFTIDAEPDRLGGVRGDNAGPQASSSVRTVGDGGNTE, encoded by the coding sequence ATGCAATTAGGAGATGTAGAATCGCCAGTTCAGCGGTACATAGAGAACACGCCGAACGGAAAAGAGATTCCGGATGAGACGTTCAGACGGCGGCACATCGGTGTGTTGGCGTTCACGCTCGCGTTGCTTCCGTTTGTCTTCGGAGTGAGTCGGATGGTGGGCGCGGAGTCGATCACTGGTGCGGAATTGCCGGTCATCCCAATGCTACACTCCGTGGTCGGCACTGGGATCGTGTTGGGATTGGTAGTAATAGCTGCAATTCCGGTACTTCCCCGCCGAATTAGAGCGGCGACAGGCGCGGTCGCGTTCATGGTACAGGGGTCGGTGTTAGCGTACTTTACTGGCGGATTCATCGAGGCACATTTTATCTACTTTGTTGGAGTCGGGGTTGTCGCACTCTATGAGGATTGGGTACCGTTCGCGATCACGATTGGGTACGTTGCCCTCCAACACAGTGTCTTCGGGCTCATAGAGTGGTTCACAGTCTATAACCATCCGGCTGCGATGGCTAACCCGGTCGTCTGGGGTGGAATACACGCTGTTGGGGTGCTGATGCTCGCGGGGACAATCACGTTCCTCTGGCAGTCTCTCGCAATTCAGCGACAACAGGCTCGCGAGAAGGTCCAAGAGAAACTGGAAGAAGCAGAGGAAGCGAGAGATCGTGCCAAAGAGAAGGAGATAGAGGCGGCCGAACAGCGCGAGGAAATGCAAGAACTCAACGCGGAACTTGAGCAGGCCGCTGCCGACTACCAGTCGGTAATGGTTGAGTGTGCGGCCGGTGACTTCACCCGCCGACTTGATACCGATGTAAGCAACGAGGCGATGGCCGAAATAGCCACCACGTTCAACGAAATGGTGGAGGATCTCGAGCTGACGTTCGCGCAGATTCAAGCCTTCGCTGATGAGGTCGCTTCTGCGAGTGAAGATGTGAGTGCATCGACGGCAGAGACGCAGCGTGCGAGCGAGCAAGTTGCGGACTCTATCCAAGCTATTGCGGCAGACGCGGATACACAGCACGGACAGAGCCGAGAGGCATCGAACGAGATGCAGAATCTCTCTGGGACAGTCGAAGAAGTTGCGTCCTCAGCAGACGAAGTTGCTACAGCCTCTCAGAATGCTGTTAAACTCAGTAATAACGGGCAAGAAGCCGCGTCAGAGGCAATTGATGAGATGGAAGAGATCGAGTCCCAGTCTGAACAGACAGTCGATCAGGTCAACACGCTCGCAAGTGAGCTTGATGAAATCGGAGAAGTTGTGGAGTTGATCGAGGATATTGCTGAGCAGACGAATTTGCTTGCGCTGAATGCCTCGATAGAAGCGGCTCGCGCTGGTGAGGCGGGATCCGGGTTCGCCGTGGTGGCGGACGAAGTGAAGGGGCTTGCAGAGGAGACTGCGGAGGCTGCTGATGATGTTACCGAGCGGATAGAGCGTGTTCAGTCCAACTCCGATGAGACCGTTGAAGATATGGAGTCTATGCAAGACCGGGTTCGTTCGGGCGCTGACACGGTTGAGTCGGCCCTCGCTGCTCTCGATGAGATCACGACCACCGTCGAAGGGGTGAATGATGGTATCCAAGAGATCAGCGACGCAACAGACAGTCAAGCCGCCTCTACAGAGGAAGTCGTAAGCATCGTCGAGGAGGTCGCCAACGCGGCAAATGAAGTGAACAGCGAGTCCGATAATGTCTCAGCAGCAGCCGAAGAACAAACCTCATCACTTGCGGAAGTCTCTCAGAACGCAGACAATCTCAAAGAGCGAGCAGGGAAGCTTCAAAACCGCCTCAGCGGGTTCACCATTGATGCAGAGCCTGACCGGCTCGGAGGTGTAAGGGGTGACAATGCCGGCCCTCAAGCTAGTAGCTCGGTCAGGACAGTAGGTGACGGCGGCAATACAGAGTGA
- a CDS encoding HAMP domain-containing sensor histidine kinase, with amino-acid sequence MLGGGEYAFIDEETATTIARQKQRVIETEQPVEYSVEPTFKHSDREAIFYTSRYPYYEDGELAGTLAICRNVTDLEERTRQLHVLDNILRHNIRNELNVIHGRGEQLQRNLEGEPKAAAGTIVDRAETLLTTSEKSREITTVLSDSQGPTSVDIGQVVRVLAKETADEWPNADVDVTGPTQLVVSAAESITAAIEELLTNAVIHNDSEKPCVRVNLAVEGSWGTLSVRDNGPGIPEFDRDVLESGGAIETLSHGSGLGLWLVYWTVNHSGGKINVDEREPRGTEITIWFPLETGG; translated from the coding sequence CTGCTCGGCGGCGGCGAATACGCGTTTATCGATGAAGAAACTGCCACGACGATCGCCCGACAGAAACAGCGCGTGATCGAGACTGAACAGCCGGTCGAATACAGCGTTGAGCCGACCTTCAAGCACAGCGACAGAGAGGCGATCTTCTATACGAGTCGGTACCCCTACTACGAGGACGGAGAGCTCGCGGGGACGCTGGCGATCTGCCGGAACGTGACTGATCTCGAAGAACGGACCCGACAGCTCCACGTACTTGATAACATCCTGCGGCACAATATCCGCAACGAGCTGAACGTGATCCACGGTCGAGGCGAGCAGCTTCAAAGGAATCTTGAGGGCGAACCCAAAGCCGCTGCCGGCACCATCGTTGACCGGGCCGAAACCCTGTTGACGACGAGTGAGAAGTCGCGGGAGATTACGACTGTTCTCAGTGATTCACAGGGGCCAACCTCTGTAGATATCGGGCAGGTGGTTCGGGTTCTTGCCAAAGAGACGGCCGACGAGTGGCCCAACGCAGATGTCGACGTTACGGGCCCAACGCAGCTCGTCGTCTCTGCCGCCGAATCGATTACTGCCGCAATTGAAGAGCTGTTGACCAACGCTGTGATCCACAACGACAGCGAAAAGCCCTGTGTGCGTGTCAACCTTGCTGTCGAGGGATCATGGGGCACTCTTAGCGTGCGGGACAACGGTCCGGGTATCCCAGAATTTGACAGAGATGTCCTCGAATCGGGAGGGGCTATCGAGACACTCTCACACGGTAGTGGACTGGGGTTGTGGCTGGTCTACTGGACAGTAAACCATTCTGGAGGGAAGATCAACGTCGATGAGCGTGAGCCACGCGGCACCGAGATTACAATCTGGTTTCCGCTGGAAACTGGTGGGTAG